A stretch of DNA from Thiomicrospira sp. XS5:
CGCTGGGTGCGATTTTGATTGCGGCTTACAGCCTGCAAAAAGCCGGGGCTTACCTAGTCATTCCATCGATGACCACCAGCGTCGGCTGGGTCGGGGATGCCTGGATCGGCTTTTTGATGATCCTGTTCATGGCCGGTTACATCCTGCTGCGTTACCACTCCGACCACCCGCTTGTCACCAAAGCGCGCCGCGCCTTTTATGCCGGGTTTTATCTGGACGAATGGGTGACGCGTCTTAATTTTCGGATCTATCCGACCCGTTTACCGGTTCGATTGAAACCCAAAAAACTTCAGATTCCAAAAGAGGAGTTTTTCCAATGATGGCTGATAACATGACCAACCAAGCCACGGCGTTGAGGCCGAGTCTTCCAGACAATCAACGACGTTCCCTGCAAGCCGCTTGCAGCCGCATTGCGCCGACCTGGCCGCTTGACGAACTGATTGCCGTCAACCCTTGGTGGGAAATGCGTGACGAGCACGTCAGTCAGGTTTCCGCCCGCCTCAGCGCCCTGACGCAGGCCAACTGCGTCATGCCGAAAGCCTATTTCCAGGAAATCTGGATGGAAACATTGCAACCGCAACATTTGGAAGCGGCCATCGCCGAGTTCGGCAAAGATTACAGCGTTGAAACCATGGAGCGCTACCTGCTCAACGAGGACGACCAAACCCATTGGCACAACATCAGTGACTTCGTCGACAGCGGCCCCAACCGCAAATACAAAATGGCCTGGCGGGATGAGATTACCCACCAGATCAGTCAATTCTGCGCGGACTTTTTTCGCCCCCAAAATGTCGGGTCCGCCCCCTACGCCAACACCTATCAAGGGCTTTACCTTGAATGGTTGAGAACCACCCGGCAAGACAAAGGGATTGAAATTCTCATGGCCGAAGACGGCCTGACCGAACTGTTCAATGACTTGCCGGAAAGTGCCGAAGCCCTGCTGGCCGAAGCGCTGATTGGGTTACGAGTACCGGAAGGTGAAACCGCCGAATACAGTCACGCCTTATTGTTGGACATCAACGGCTGGGCCTCCTGGGTGGCGTACCTGCGTTGGCAGGATCGTTTAAGCGGACATGACAATGACCTGATGATGGATTTGCTCGCCATCCGCATGGCTTGGGAATGGGTGCTTTGGCGTCACCAAAAACAAACCGACAAAGTCGTCTTCAACGAATTAAAAGTGATGTGGCGTCACCAGATGACCATCGTGCACGACTTGATTCAGAATCATCAAAATTCGCAGGAAAAATCCTGGATTTGGCAACGGGCCGCGGAAATCGCCTATCAATCGACGTTGCATCAACAACTGAAATACTCGCCCCATGCCGAACAGACCGACGCCGGTAAAACGCCGACGTTACAAGCCGCTTTCTGCATCGATGTGCGCTCGGAAATCATTCGACGCGCACTGGAAGCGCAGGACCCGAACATCGAAACCCTCGGCTTCGCCGGTTTCTTCGGATTACCGATAGAATACCGCCCGGCCGGAACCGATATTATCCGGCCACAGCTGCCAGGCCTGTTGAAATCCAACATTCAGGTAGCGCCCATTCTGCCGCAACAAAAAACCGCGTCGATTCGGGAAAAGCTCAACAAAAAGGCCCGTTGGATTGAATGGAGCAATGCCCCACCGTCCGCCTTTACCATGGTAGAAGCGACTGGATTGATATATGCCTTTAAGCTATTGCGAAACAGTCTTTTCCCGGAGGATGACAGCCACCCGGTCAACCACCTTCCGGTGAGCGACGCCTTCGAACTGACACAGGGCCAAGACCCGCTCAGTCTGTCGCAAAAAGTCGATTTGGCCTACGGCATCCTCAACGCCATGGGGCTGACCGGACCCTTGGCGGAGACGGTGCTGTTGGTCGGGCACGGCAGCAGCAGTTGCAACAACCCGCACGCTTCCGGGCTGGACTGCGGAGCTTGCGGCGGGCAAACCGGCGAAATCAACGTCCGGGTTCTGGCCTATTTACTGAATGACCCAACCGTTCGCGATGGCTTGCGGGCAAAAGGCCTCATTATTCCAACGGCCACCCGTTTCGTCGCCGCCATGCACAACACCACCACGGACGAGTTCACTTGTTTCGGGGAAGACATCGCCCGCAATGAGCCGGTTTCCAACTGGCTGGCCCGTGCCGGCGAAATGGCCCGTCAGGAACGTTCGATCCGTCTTGGTCTGGATCACCTGAAAGAACCGGTCTTGCACAAATCCATCAAACACCGCGCCAAAGACTGGTCACAGGTACGGCCTGAATGGGGCCTGTCGAACAACGCTGCCTTCATCGTCGCACCGCGTTGGCGGACTCGTGGCATCAACCTGCAAGGCCGTGCCTTCCTGC
This window harbors:
- a CDS encoding YbcC family protein; amino-acid sequence: MMADNMTNQATALRPSLPDNQRRSLQAACSRIAPTWPLDELIAVNPWWEMRDEHVSQVSARLSALTQANCVMPKAYFQEIWMETLQPQHLEAAIAEFGKDYSVETMERYLLNEDDQTHWHNISDFVDSGPNRKYKMAWRDEITHQISQFCADFFRPQNVGSAPYANTYQGLYLEWLRTTRQDKGIEILMAEDGLTELFNDLPESAEALLAEALIGLRVPEGETAEYSHALLLDINGWASWVAYLRWQDRLSGHDNDLMMDLLAIRMAWEWVLWRHQKQTDKVVFNELKVMWRHQMTIVHDLIQNHQNSQEKSWIWQRAAEIAYQSTLHQQLKYSPHAEQTDAGKTPTLQAAFCIDVRSEIIRRALEAQDPNIETLGFAGFFGLPIEYRPAGTDIIRPQLPGLLKSNIQVAPILPQQKTASIREKLNKKARWIEWSNAPPSAFTMVEATGLIYAFKLLRNSLFPEDDSHPVNHLPVSDAFELTQGQDPLSLSQKVDLAYGILNAMGLTGPLAETVLLVGHGSSSCNNPHASGLDCGACGGQTGEINVRVLAYLLNDPTVRDGLRAKGLIIPTATRFVAAMHNTTTDEFTCFGEDIARNEPVSNWLARAGEMARQERSIRLGLDHLKEPVLHKSIKHRAKDWSQVRPEWGLSNNAAFIVAPRWRTRGINLQGRAFLHDYEASQDPDASLLTQIMTAPMVVTNWINLQYYASVCDNHTYGSGNKVLHNVVDGCIGVFEGNGGDLRIGLPMQSLHDGNKWMHEPLRLSVYIDAPRNAIAKVVAENEVVRQLIDNEWLFCFHWSQQGDIDRYLNGQWLTQS